In bacterium, one DNA window encodes the following:
- a CDS encoding PilZ domain-containing protein: MAEGSERRRFPRHPVVVEIDYQSDSPVLRSRLSDLSEGGMFVDTVTPLPQGTEIKFRFRPSPKAEEPALVGLGRVAWNQATVGMGIEFVRFSADGWDRLRSFLREGP, encoded by the coding sequence ATGGCCGAGGGAAGCGAACGGCGCAGGTTCCCGCGCCACCCCGTCGTCGTCGAGATCGACTACCAGAGCGATTCGCCGGTGCTGCGGTCCCGCCTCTCCGACCTGAGCGAGGGCGGCATGTTCGTGGACACCGTGACGCCCCTGCCGCAGGGCACCGAGATCAAGTTCCGGTTCCGCCCGTCGCCCAAGGCCGAGGAGCCGGCTCTGGTCGGACTGGGGCGCGTCGCCTGGAACCAGGCGACCGTCGGCATGGGGATCGAGTTCGTCCGGTTCAGCGCCGACGGCTGGGACCGCCTGCGCTCGTTCCTGCGCGAAGGGCCCTGA